CCTGTTTGTTCATATACAGCGAGCCTTCCGCTCCTAGCGTGATGATAACTTCACCGACTCCGGAAGCAATCAACTGCTCCGCGGCCCTCTCCGCCTCGTCCGGCCGCTCGGCGCGAAGGCCCGTCACCTGTTCGGCTTCCGATTGATTCAGCACCAGCGTGCCGATATACGGCAGCATATCCGCCGGGAGCGACATCGCCGGAGCCGGATTGAAAATGACGCGAACGCCCCGCTCTTTCGCTTTGTGCATCGCTTCGCGGTTCGTCTCCCACGGGATTTCGTTCTGCAGCAAAATCGCAAGCAATTCGGGCCGCTCCCAAACCGGCGCCAAATCTTCGGGCGTAAGCGCCCCGTTGGCTCCTTCCGCCAGTATAATGTTGTTTTCCCCGGACTCGTCCACAGTGATGAAGGCGAGCCCCGACGTGCCCTCCTTGCGCAGCACGAAGCCGGTATCGACTCCGCTCGCCCGCAGCGATGCGACCAGCTCCGAGGCGAACGCATCGCTCCCGACGGCGCCGGCCATCGCGACGCGCGCTCCCGAACGCGCCGCGGCCACAGCCTGGTTCGCTCCCTTGCCTCCCGGCATGTACGCCGTCGAAAAGCTTTTAATCGTCTCCCCCGGAACGGGGTGCTTTTTCACGCGATTGATGACATCCATATTGATGCTGCCGATGATTACAATTTGCTTCATTACTTCCGCCTCGCTCTCATTGGGTGAAATCCGGTGCCGCATCCGACAGTTCCATTGTTCCACCCGCAGAAAGCTGTGTCAAGGATAGGCATCGTTTACTAAAACTTCTCGGCCATCCAGGCCAGCTGTCCGGCCGGAGAGTCGGCAAGCGCATAGGACAAAGTCTGCGGACGGGTCGACTGCTGCCTGCTATACCCGGCAGGCATAGCGCGGTAGCACGCCTCTTTCTCGACCCTGTCTTTGTCCTCCTCGGATAAAACGTTCAGATCGAAATCAAGTCAACTAAAATAAAATCCGAACCATAATCGCTGAACAAATGCGGGAATAGAGTGAATCATACGGTATAGACTGCCAATTAGGTTTCCGAAACAGGCAATATAAAACGCATCTTTTTGCCACATGCCAAGGTAATTAATGCATACTATTTAAATATATTGTATACTAATAAAGTTGCTATTTTCACCCTGACCATTATTATGAAGAAAGGATCGATGCATAACATGCAAACTGCCTCCGCATTACCCGCCATGGAGAAAAATCAGCATGACCCGGCGGCTGACGATCAGGACTCGGACCCTAATAACCGGGCATGCCCGAGGTGCTGCGCCTTTACCGCGAATATGCTGAGCCGCGGCGAGGTTTGCCCGGCGTGCCTGGACGAGCTCGAATTCGGTTATCCTTCTTTCCCCGCGTACGCGATGTAGTAACAAAAAAAGCCGCGAAGCAGCGGCTTTTTCTTCATACAAAAAGGCGGCTCACGCGAGCCGCCTTTTGTACGTAATCCTAATGATTTTTATGATTGCTCTCTTTGCAAGCGCCGTCCTTGCATTCGCCGTATATTTTCGTAACGCCGTTCGTCGGTATCGTGGTTAGAACTTGATTGCACCACTTGCAAATGACAACGCCCAAATCGAGCTTTTGCACGTTTCCCGTCTCATTGCTTGCCGATAATTCGCCGGAAATGATCATACCGGATTCGCTCCTTTATAATATGGTATGTCATAAATATAAATTACCGACATTTAAAACGCAATATATAATTTTAAATTCCACATTTAATACACATCAAAACATAACGTCACTCATAGGCATTATCGATAAACCGATAGCTTTTTCATCTTGGACCAAACGTTCCTCTTTTGATAATCTAAAAAAGATATCTGCGCTGATTGCGGAAAGGATTTTACCGATGATCCAGACGGTCCTCGCCACTTTGTACCAGGTGTTCGTTCCCATTTCCATCCCGGTCATCGTTGGCATTTTGCTAAAGCGGTACCAAAAACTCGATACCAAACCGCTGCTGACGTTGGCCTTGTATTTTTTAAGCCCTGCGCTCATTTTCGAAACGTTGACGAAAGCGGAAATCTCGCTTAACGACGTGTCGCAAACGCTGCTTTTTTGCATATTCAACTTTATCGTGCTTTGGGCCGCCGCCGTTGCGGTTTCCAAAATACTCGGGTTGTCCGCCCCGCAGCTTGCCGGCCTCACCCTCGTTTCGACGTTGACGAACAGCGTCAATTACGGACTCCCGCTCGTGCTGCTCGCTTTCGGCCAACTCGGCCTCGACAAAGCGTCGGTATACGTCATCATCCAAATGATTCTTGTCAACACCGTGGGCATTTACTTGGCCGCCCGTTCGCAATTTGCAATGAAAGACGCCTTCAAATCCGTGTTCCGGCTTCCGTCCATTTATGCGGCGGCGGCGGCCGTGCTCGTACGCATGCTGGACTTTCCCATCCCGGCAACGGTGGACAAAGGGATCGCCATGGTTTCCGGCGCCTATTCGCCCATCGTTCTCTGCGTGCTGGGAGCGCAGATGATCAGTGTGCAGGGCGGCGAGCTGCTTCGCAATGTACAGAAGGCGTTTTGGGCGGGCATCGGCATCAGGCTGCTGCTGTCCCCGCTGCTTGCCGCCATCATTTTGCTCGCGCTGCGCATCCAGGGAACGCTGTTTGCGGTACTGCTTATTTTGGCATCCATGCCGGCAGCGGTAAATGCCGTCATCCTGGCGGAAAAATTCGACGCGTCGCCGAACTTCGTGTCCAAATGCATCCTGTGGACGACATTGGCCTCGTTTCTCCTGCTGCCCGTACTTATCGTGCTCGTGAAATGAAGGCGGCCGCCCGGATCGGCGAACCCGATCCCCCCTTGATTTTCAGAGGAAATCCGATGAAAAGCGACTCACCCAGAATGCGGTCCAGCCCCTTCAAATTTTCAAAAATGTTGATGCCGCTGCCGAGCAGCGCATAATGCGCCGGATTGCCCTTGGACAAGGAGCCGTCGATCGCCAGCGTATCGCAGCCGACCGCCTTGATGCCTTTTGCGGCCAAGTAAGCCGCTGCCTCTCCGTCGATGCCCGGCCAACGATCCGTGTACGCCCTGCTTACGGAGCGCGGGGCCCAGTAACGGTCCCAGCCGAACCGCAGCAGCACGATATCGCCCCCGCCGATTTCGCCGTTCGACTTTTCCCAGGAAATAATCTCTTCCTTGGAAACCAGATCGCCAGCCTCATAATGGCCGAAATCCAGCGTTAGCGCCCTGCCTATGCACCTCTCCAAAGGCGTCTGCGCCATATATTGATGCTGCGGATGGCCTTCCTGCAAAAAATGCCCCGTCGCGTCCATATGCGTGCCGCAATGTTCGCCGATAAGCAGCTGGCATACGAGCGCCGGACTTCCCGTTTCAAACGAATCCCATTTTGAATGTACATACCGGGAATGCGTCGGATATACCGGCATGTCTTCCTCCAGCTCGTGCGACAGATCGACAAGCTCCATTCCGCTCAGCCAGTCGGCCAAACCTTTAAGCGTTTTCATTATATTCACGCCTCCATTGAAAAATTATCGTTTCAGCCAACCGTACAAAAGCTTCCCTATCCATAAGGCGGCTAAAATCCATACTGCAATAAATAACGCGCCGGTGAACCAGTTTTTCGGTTTTCCGTTTTTCCTCAGCTCCTCCGCTTTGACCCTGCAATCTGCGAGGACAGGCTCCGGAATCATTTTGAGCGCCAGCGAGATGCCGAGAGGAACGATGATCAAATCGTCCAAATATCCTAAAACCGGAATGAAGTCGGGAATCAGATCGATTGGACTGAAAGCGTAGGCGACAACGCATACGGCAAATAATTTCGCGTACCGTGGAACTCTCGGGTCTTTGTAGGCCAGGTATAGGACATATATGTTTTGCTTGATGCTTCTTGCCTTGCTCTTCAGCTTGTCCAAAGCGGTTTGTCTCTTCATGCAGTGGTGTCTCCCTTTCCTGTCCAGCCTGCCGCAAACATGAAAGCAAGCAATTTTCGCAGATTCAAAGACAATAAAAACGCCGGGATGTTGTCTACACAAAGAAAAGGCATGATTGCCGATTGCCGGAATCTCTCCGGGCGGATTACCATTATTTTAGCACAGAACGGTGCGGCACAGATCATATCCGAGGTGCTGGGGAGGCCGATTCGCTTCCGGCAGGTCACCGGCGAAGCCTGCAAAGCCGCGATGATGCAGCACGGGATGACATTTTTTACATAAAACTTAACCCTCTTGGAAAAAATGAGCAATATCTATGCCATAACGTCGATTTCGGCTTGTCCGTTTTTGACAGGGGAGGGTTCCGAGCATGGTTGTCGTCATCTTCGTCCTTTTCGCGTGGTTTTGCATCCATGTGCTGATCAGCCTGCCCCGCAAGCTGCCGCTATCCGTCAATTTTCTTTTGTTTATGGCTGCGGAGTGCGTGCTTACCAACAAGCTGACCATTATCGGATACGATCTCCGGTTATTTATAATGAATCAAAATGTCCCCCATTTCATATCGCTCATTATTCATAACGATTTAACCGTCACTTTCGTATTGCTTACCTTTGCCAACGTGTTTTTGACAACAAGAAAAGCCGGCGTGCGCTGGGGAATATCGGTTTATGCGGTTGCCATGCAGCTGATCACCGGTTATGCGCTTCGGCAGTATAACGTCCTGATGGACAATGGCTGGAATTTATTCGACGAGTCCGTGATGATTGCCGCCATGATGGCCTACATCCTGTTGGTCGGTAAAACTTTCCAATGGATGGCAGCCAAGGAAGGCTGGGTGCGATGACCGATAATATCGTTTATGATACTCATTTTAACGGAAACGAGTGGTTGGTTATCGGGCTGACTGTTATCGGACTCGCGGCGATCCGTTTGTTCCCGCGGAGCTTTTCCCCGATGCAGACAACCTTTAATATGCTTATCGGCATCACATTCGGCTTGATCTTCGACCATACGATCGGCATACCGCCGTTTGATCTTTACGATTTCGGCGACCAGGCAAAGTACCAATTTTTTGATATCATTTCCTATGCGATGTATATGCCGTTCGGATATTGGTTTATATTCGGTTACGAGCGGTTTCGAATACGCGGTTTTTCGATCATCCTGTACATCCTCGTTTGGGCGCTGCTCGGGATCTCCCTCGAAACGGTAGGTGTGAAAGTTGGACAGTTTCATTACAAGGACGGCTACCGGCTCGCTTTCTCGTTCCCGATATACCTGCTTCTGCTGAGCGCTCACCTGGGGTTGTACCGGCTGGCCTTTTCACGGGCGCGTCTGCAAAAAAAATCGGCGGTAGCTCCCCTCGAACCAAGATAAAGCGGCAGCCCTCTGCCGAAAAAAAGAAAAAGACTGCGCGAACGCAGTCTTAACCGGCGGCAGCTCCGGATTGCACCGGCTGCTGGTCGGGCGACTGCTGCTTGGCCGGGAGGAAGCATACGGTCACCAGATTGATAACTGACAGCAAGAGAACAACTCCGAAAACGAGGTGCATCCCGCCGGCCAGCGCCGCGGCTGTCTGCCCGCCGGAAACGACGCTATTGAATAGCATTCCGTAAACGGCCACGCCGACGGTTTGCCCGAACGTGTTCATAAACGAGTTGGTCGCCGTAGCTACGCCGCGCATTTGCCAGCCGACCGACGTTTGAATGAGCACCATTGCCGGCGTTGTCATACAGCCCATTCCGAAGCCGATGATGCTAATAATGACGGCCAACTGCCAAGCCGGCGTCCCGAGTCCGACCGTCCACAGCCAGATAGCTCCCAGCACGACGAGAATGGCTCCTCCGACGATAAACCGTTTCGGTCCCAGCTTGAACATGTATCTTCCCGTAATATTGGCGGCGATCGGCCATGCGATGGACATCGGCATCAGCGTCAGACCGGAGCTTGTGGCGCTCTCGCCAAGAAGTTCTTGAATCCACAAAGGCAAATAAATCGTAACTCCTGCGGTGATGGTAAAACCGATAAAGCTCATCGCGTACGGAATCGTCAGCATGCGGTTTTTGAACAACACGAGCGGCAGCATCGGCTCCTTCGCCCGTCTTTCCACCCCCAGGAACAAAGCGAGAAAAATCGCCGCAACCGCAAACAGGACTGCGATGAGCGTCGGGCTTACCGCCCCCGACTCCCCGATGTTGAGCAGCGCATACATCAAAGAGGTGATGCCGACCGTAAACGTAACGGCACCCAAGTAATCGATGCTTTTCTTCTTCTTCTCGAACTGTTCATGCAAAAAGCCGAATACGAGCACGAAGGAAATGATGCCGACCGGCACGTTCATGTAAAAAATCCACCGCCACGTCAGCTGGTCGACGAAATATCCGCCGACAAGCGGTCCGAGAAGCCCCGCGACGGACCAAACCGAAGAGAACACGCCCTGGATCTTGGCCCGCTGCTCTCCCGGGTACAAATCTCCGATGATCGTAAACGTCACCGGCGTCAAAGCCCCCGCACCGATCCCCTGGATTGCGCGGAACCAGATCAGCTGCGGCATCGACTGTGCGGCACCGCACAATATCGAGCCGAGAACGAACAGGGCAAGTCCGATCGTAAACACCGATCTTCTGCCGTACAAATCGGCCAGCTTGCCGAATATCGGCGTCGCAACGCAAGTCGTCAGCGTGTAGATGGAAAAGATCCAACTGATCAGGCTGAGTCCCTGCAATTCCGTCGTAATGCGCGGCATCGCCGTGCTCACAACCATCGCATCGAGCGCTCCGACAAAAAGGGCGGCCAGCAGCCCGAGCGTCACTATACCGCGATTCGTCTTCTTAGCCAACATTTTCTCCTCCTTTTCATACCTATGGTATTATCCCCCATTTAAAATACTTAGTCAATACAAATGTTTCATAAATTAGCAGGCGGCTTCCACCTATATATTATGCCCATGAAGTCCCAATCTGAAAAGTGGAAAAGTGGCCGGGCAAAGAACGAATCTTTGCTCAGGCCACTTTTCGGGTTCATTTAAACCAAAGAACCGCCTTGCTTGATATATTTCAGGATGCCTTCGGCAGCGCGGTAGGCAAGCGCCCCGACGGTTCCCGTAGGGTTGTACCCGCTGTTGTGCGGGAACGAAGAGGCGCCGACGACAAATACGTTTTCCGCATCCCACATTTGGGAGTACGTATTGACCGCGGACGTCGCCGGATCGGCGCCCATGACGACACCGCCGGTATTATGCGTCGACTGGTACGGAACGATATCGTACGCGTTCACCGTATTGTTCACTTCCATCTTGGTCGGATTCATCGCCTTCAGCACTTCGCCCGCCTTCTCGCCGAGAAATTTGGCCATCTGCTTGTCCTGGTCCTCGAAATCGTAAGTCAAGCGGATCAAAGGCACGCCGTACGCGTCTTTGTAAGTCGGATCCAGATCGAGATAATGATGCTTCCACGGCATGTTCGAGCCTTGAGTGCCTACGACGAGCGTGGAGTTCGCGTATTTGATCGACGCCTGCTTGAACGCTTTGCCCCATTTCGGCGTGTCCTTCGGTACGGTGTTGCTCGCAATCGGGCGCTGTCCGGTTTGGGTAATCCGTATGCCTCCCCCGTGAATGAAATTCAAATTGGAGTGGTCGAAATTATCGCCGTTAAAATCGTCGAAAATCGAACCCAGGGCGCCGGCGCCCATATAAAGATTGAATTCCTTGTCGTCGAAAAACCCGACAGCCTTGGCGGACTGCACCTGATAAGCATAGTTTCTGCCGACGACTCCGGTTCCGGATGAAGGATCGTACGGCTTGCCAAGCTTGGAATGAAGCAGCAGCCTGACGTTGTTAAAGACGTAGCTTGCCAGGATCACGACATCCGCCGGCTGCTCAAATTCCTCGCCGGTGAGCGTGTTCACGTAAACGACACCGCTTGCCTTGACGCCGTCATGCAATATTTTCGTTACGTTCGAGAACGTGCGGATTTCCAGATTGCCCGTTTGCTGGGCTACCGGAATGACGGTGACGACCGGATCGGCTTTGGCGCCGTATTCGCATCCGTAACGGTCGCAGAACGCGCAGTATTGGCAGGCCGCCCGTTCGATGCCGTCCGGGTTTTTGTACTGCTCCGACAAATTCGCCGAAGGGATCGTGTACGGATGGTAGCCGAGCTTTCTCGCGGCTTCCTCGAACATTTTCATGACCGGCGTTTTTTTCATAGGAGGCGTCGGGAACGGGTTCGAGCGTTTTCCGACCATCGGATTTTGTTCGGGATCACCGGAGATGCCCGCCATCTTTTCGTATTTGTCAAAATACGGCTCCAGCTCGTCGTACGTGATGCCCCAGTCCTGAATCGTCATGCCTTCGGGAATTTTTTTGGCGCCGTAACGCTCTATCGTCTTGGAGCGGATTTGGAAATCGTACGGAAGAAAACGGTAGTTCTGGCCGTTCCAGTGCGAACCGGAGCCGCCGAGCCCGTCCCCGATAATAAAAGACCCGTACGAGCGCATCGGCAGGGCGCGCATCTTCTCGTTATTGCGGAACGTCACCGTTTCTTTCGAAAGATCCTGCATCATTTCATGACGGAACGAATAGCGAAGCTCGTCATGAGACATATAGTAATCGCCGGTATCCCGGCCTTTGCCGCGTTCCAGCCCGACAACCTTGACTCCCGCTTTGGTCAGCTCGGCGGCGATGATGCCTCCGGCCCAGCCCATCCCTACGATAACGACGGGTACTTTAGGTAATTGATTAGCCATGGTCCCTTTCCTTTCTCCGGTTAGTGATTCAAATGATCGCGAAGACTTTTCGGCTTCATATGGATAAACCCGTCTTTTTCAATCAGATCCAAATAACTCATTTGGTTGCCCGGGTACTTTTTAAGCTCCCAGCCCATCATATCCTTATTGCCTCCGTACAGCGGATCCGAGTAAAGTCCTTCCAGCGTCAAGGAGTAAAGCAGGTTAAAAAACGTTTTCGTCGAAATGCCGGGCAGAGAAAACTCCTCCCCTTTTTCGAACACTTTCAAAACGTCGTCCTGCTCGTTTTCCGCGAGATCCTGGAAGCTTTTACTGTACTTTTTTTGACTGTAATCTTTCAGTCCCTTCAGCCCGAGGGTGAATATATCGGCCCGTCTTAGTTGGGTTTGGCTTCCCTGCGTCGCCTCCCCCTTGAAAAAAGGCCCCATCATATAATCTTTCGCGTTAATCCCCCATGGACCGGCAAGCTGATGATCGATGTAAATGGCGACGCCGATCTCCTTCGCCCCCGGGCCGAGTTCGTCTTTCGGGAAAATACGCTCGACCGCCGCCTCCGTAATAAAAAACTGCTCCTGGTTAAAAAACATCAACGCCTGATTGTAATCGGCGGCCTTCTGCTCAGCCGGATGCTGCTGCTGGGCCGGTTTTTTGCCGAGCCATAAACCGCTCATGGCAGCGCCGCCAAGTACCGCTCCCCCGATCGCTATTCCGGAAGATTTCAGAAAGTTGCGTCTGGACATATGTTTCGGGTTGTTCGAATCTTTGTTTGACACGGAAGCTCCTCCTTAAGATGGTCGATTATCGGACGATAAATTTGGATAAAGTTTCCTGAAGCTCTTGAGCCATTTGGCTGAGCGTTTCGCTGGATGCGGATATCTCTTCCATAGAGGCAAGCTGCTCTTGAGACGAGGCCGCGATCGCCTGCGCGTTCGTGAACGATTTATCCGAAATCGAGGCCACCTCGTTCATCGAGGAAGTGACCTGCTCGGTTCCGGCGGATATTTGCTCCGTGGAAGCGGAAATTTCCTGGATTTGCTCCGTAACGTGCTGAATGGAGCTGTAGATCGTTTCGAATACCGAGCCGACCTGCGTCATTAATTGCGTGCCGCTGTCGACCACGTCGACGCCTTCCTGCATAGCGTGAATCGCTTTGTCCGTCGTTTTCTGCACCTCTTCAATCAGCTCCGCAATGTTGGCGGAAGCCGTCTTCGTCTGGTCGGCAAGCTTCTTCACCTCATTGGCGACGACGGAAAAACCTCTTCCATGTTCACCCGCGCGCGCAGCCTCGATCGAGGCGTTGAGCGAGAGCATTTGGGTTTGGTTGGCAATTTCCCCGATGACATGAACGATTTCGCCGATTTTGGAAGAAAGCTCTCCGAGCTGCGAAATTTCCGACGAAGTCCGTTTGACGGTCGTCTGAATCGCATCCATTTGGGCAACCGCCTTTTGCACGACTACATTCCCCTGCTTGGCCTCTTCGGACGAGCTTAACGCAGCGTCGGACACGCTTGCCGCAGACCCGGCGATCCGCGTAATCCCGACAGACATCTCCTCCATCGCGGCCACATTTTGCTGAGCTGCCTGCGCTTGCTTCTCCGAGCCGCCGACCACATTATCGAGGGAGATGCCGATTTGCTTGGAAGACTCGACGTTTTGCGCCGAAATCGCCGTTAACTCCTCGGAGGAAGCGGCGAGATGCTCCGACGTTTGGTTGACCTGCCTGATCATCGCGCTGATGGAATCGAACATCACGTTCACGCTTTCCGATATTTGTCCGATCTCATCCCGCGTTCTTACGCCAAGCCGGGATGTCAAGTCACCCTCGGCGGCTTGACGGAGCGCGCCAGAAATAACAAGCAGCGGCTTGGAAACCTGCCGGCCCGCGATCAAAGAAACGAGCACGACCAAAATGCAGGCGACCACCAAAATGACAACGCAAATTTTCAAAAATTGGTCCCTGGCGGCATACACTTCCTGACTGTCCTGAGTCACCATCACTTTCCAACCGGTAGTAGGAACGGTGCTGTAGGCCGCCAATTTGTGCTTGCCTTCGGAGTTTACAAAATCGACCGTGCCGACGTCGTTTTGAAAAACCGTATCTTTAAACTGCTGAACTTGCTCGGGACTGAAGAAATCGTCCATTTTTTTGCCGTAATGGTCTTCTTTGGGATGGGAGATGAACGTTCCGGATTCCGACCACAAATACCCGAGTCCGGTATTGCCTATCTTGATCTGGTTGGTCAAGTTGCCCAGTATGGTGGGATTCAAGACGCAGTTGATCGTGCCCAGAAAATTATCGCCGTCCAGCAATGGAACGGACACGACAATGATGTATTTTCCCGTCTTCTGATTGATGAGCATATCGCTGATGGCCGGCTTCTTTGTAGACTTGGCTTTGATGTAATATTCTCTTTCCGCCACATTCGACGTTTGCCCCGACCAGTTCGTGCTGTTGGCGTCTTTATCGACATAAGCGTA
The window above is part of the Paenibacillus hamazuiensis genome. Proteins encoded here:
- the rbsK gene encoding ribokinase; the encoded protein is MKQIVIIGSINMDVINRVKKHPVPGETIKSFSTAYMPGGKGANQAVAAARSGARVAMAGAVGSDAFASELVASLRASGVDTGFVLRKEGTSGLAFITVDESGENNIILAEGANGALTPEDLAPVWERPELLAILLQNEIPWETNREAMHKAKERGVRVIFNPAPAMSLPADMLPYIGTLVLNQSEAEQVTGLRAERPDEAERAAEQLIASGVGEVIITLGAEGSLYMNKQGERIFTPAFRVQAVDTTAAGDTFIGAFAASLAAGKAVRDALVFASAAAALTVTRKGAQESIPDADEIERFLQQNQ
- a CDS encoding GapA-binding peptide SR1P is translated as MIISGELSASNETGNVQKLDLGVVICKWCNQVLTTIPTNGVTKIYGECKDGACKESNHKNH
- a CDS encoding AEC family transporter, with protein sequence MIQTVLATLYQVFVPISIPVIVGILLKRYQKLDTKPLLTLALYFLSPALIFETLTKAEISLNDVSQTLLFCIFNFIVLWAAAVAVSKILGLSAPQLAGLTLVSTLTNSVNYGLPLVLLAFGQLGLDKASVYVIIQMILVNTVGIYLAARSQFAMKDAFKSVFRLPSIYAAAAAVLVRMLDFPIPATVDKGIAMVSGAYSPIVLCVLGAQMISVQGGELLRNVQKAFWAGIGIRLLLSPLLAAIILLALRIQGTLFAVLLILASMPAAVNAVILAEKFDASPNFVSKCILWTTLASFLLLPVLIVLVK
- a CDS encoding cyclase family protein is translated as MKTLKGLADWLSGMELVDLSHELEEDMPVYPTHSRYVHSKWDSFETGSPALVCQLLIGEHCGTHMDATGHFLQEGHPQHQYMAQTPLERCIGRALTLDFGHYEAGDLVSKEEIISWEKSNGEIGGGDIVLLRFGWDRYWAPRSVSRAYTDRWPGIDGEAAAYLAAKGIKAVGCDTLAIDGSLSKGNPAHYALLGSGINIFENLKGLDRILGESLFIGFPLKIKGGSGSPIRAAAFISRAR
- a CDS encoding YkvA family protein, producing MKRQTALDKLKSKARSIKQNIYVLYLAYKDPRVPRYAKLFAVCVVAYAFSPIDLIPDFIPVLGYLDDLIIVPLGISLALKMIPEPVLADCRVKAEELRKNGKPKNWFTGALFIAVWILAALWIGKLLYGWLKR
- a CDS encoding MDR family MFS transporter, which encodes MLAKKTNRGIVTLGLLAALFVGALDAMVVSTAMPRITTELQGLSLISWIFSIYTLTTCVATPIFGKLADLYGRRSVFTIGLALFVLGSILCGAAQSMPQLIWFRAIQGIGAGALTPVTFTIIGDLYPGEQRAKIQGVFSSVWSVAGLLGPLVGGYFVDQLTWRWIFYMNVPVGIISFVLVFGFLHEQFEKKKKSIDYLGAVTFTVGITSLMYALLNIGESGAVSPTLIAVLFAVAAIFLALFLGVERRAKEPMLPLVLFKNRMLTIPYAMSFIGFTITAGVTIYLPLWIQELLGESATSSGLTLMPMSIAWPIAANITGRYMFKLGPKRFIVGGAILVVLGAIWLWTVGLGTPAWQLAVIISIIGFGMGCMTTPAMVLIQTSVGWQMRGVATATNSFMNTFGQTVGVAVYGMLFNSVVSGGQTAAALAGGMHLVFGVVLLLSVINLVTVCFLPAKQQSPDQQPVQSGAAAG
- a CDS encoding GMC family oxidoreductase — encoded protein: MANQLPKVPVVIVGMGWAGGIIAAELTKAGVKVVGLERGKGRDTGDYYMSHDELRYSFRHEMMQDLSKETVTFRNNEKMRALPMRSYGSFIIGDGLGGSGSHWNGQNYRFLPYDFQIRSKTIERYGAKKIPEGMTIQDWGITYDELEPYFDKYEKMAGISGDPEQNPMVGKRSNPFPTPPMKKTPVMKMFEEAARKLGYHPYTIPSANLSEQYKNPDGIERAACQYCAFCDRYGCEYGAKADPVVTVIPVAQQTGNLEIRTFSNVTKILHDGVKASGVVYVNTLTGEEFEQPADVVILASYVFNNVRLLLHSKLGKPYDPSSGTGVVGRNYAYQVQSAKAVGFFDDKEFNLYMGAGALGSIFDDFNGDNFDHSNLNFIHGGGIRITQTGQRPIASNTVPKDTPKWGKAFKQASIKYANSTLVVGTQGSNMPWKHHYLDLDPTYKDAYGVPLIRLTYDFEDQDKQMAKFLGEKAGEVLKAMNPTKMEVNNTVNAYDIVPYQSTHNTGGVVMGADPATSAVNTYSQMWDAENVFVVGASSFPHNSGYNPTGTVGALAYRAAEGILKYIKQGGSLV
- a CDS encoding gluconate 2-dehydrogenase subunit 3 family protein; this translates as MSNKDSNNPKHMSRRNFLKSSGIAIGGAVLGGAAMSGLWLGKKPAQQQHPAEQKAADYNQALMFFNQEQFFITEAAVERIFPKDELGPGAKEIGVAIYIDHQLAGPWGINAKDYMMGPFFKGEATQGSQTQLRRADIFTLGLKGLKDYSQKKYSKSFQDLAENEQDDVLKVFEKGEEFSLPGISTKTFFNLLYSLTLEGLYSDPLYGGNKDMMGWELKKYPGNQMSYLDLIEKDGFIHMKPKSLRDHLNH
- a CDS encoding methyl-accepting chemotaxis protein — translated: MREKLKWGTMWGLKNSIKAKLVVGCLLLSLVPLLITTLILTKLSNSATTLEANDKEIKVAQDTSRYVDYWIQNKINVVQNIMKAHPEFKAGDKNHILSVLKQIGEVDQEVEYYAYVDKDANSTNWSGQTSNVAEREYYIKAKSTKKPAISDMLINQKTGKYIIVVSVPLLDGDNFLGTINCVLNPTILGNLTNQIKIGNTGLGYLWSESGTFISHPKEDHYGKKMDDFFSPEQVQQFKDTVFQNDVGTVDFVNSEGKHKLAAYSTVPTTGWKVMVTQDSQEVYAARDQFLKICVVILVVACILVVLVSLIAGRQVSKPLLVISGALRQAAEGDLTSRLGVRTRDEIGQISESVNVMFDSISAMIRQVNQTSEHLAASSEELTAISAQNVESSKQIGISLDNVVGGSEKQAQAAQQNVAAMEEMSVGITRIAGSAASVSDAALSSSEEAKQGNVVVQKAVAQMDAIQTTVKRTSSEISQLGELSSKIGEIVHVIGEIANQTQMLSLNASIEAARAGEHGRGFSVVANEVKKLADQTKTASANIAELIEEVQKTTDKAIHAMQEGVDVVDSGTQLMTQVGSVFETIYSSIQHVTEQIQEISASTEQISAGTEQVTSSMNEVASISDKSFTNAQAIAASSQEQLASMEEISASSETLSQMAQELQETLSKFIVR